ACAGGCAGAGGCGAGTCAGACGGCCAAATCTCGCCCGGCAGCGCCAGCAGTCCAGCCCCCACCGGGCCAGCGCGGCGGACCAGCCACACCTGCCCGCCACGCTGGTGCAGGTGCAGCACCTCTGTCCTGGGCACAGGGGTCTGGGCCGCGCTCAGGCGGGTCCGCTCAGCCTGCACCGCCTGAAACTCGGCTTGCAGGCGGCAAAAGGTGGAGGTGTGTAGAAAATCATTCAGGGCGGCTGTCACCCCGTCAGGGAGGCCGGCCGGCACCTGTCCCTGCCCGAACAATGCGGCGCGGACGGCGGTGGCGTTCAGGTCGCCGTGGGCCGGAGAGGGGTCCAGCGTCCATTCGGGGAACCAGCGCAGATAGACGCTGCTGGCATCTTTTTCAAAGCCAGTCAGCACGGTGCTCTGGGTGCCCACCTGGGCCGCCTTTTGCTGCACAGCGGCCCGCACACTGGCGGCCCAGCGCGCTGCGTCAAATTCGTCGGCCAATGGGACCAGGGACAGGCGGCCCGTCGCTGGGAGGCTGGCCCGAATCAGGCGGGCGCGCTCGGCCGCCGTCCAGGGATTGACCACGCTGCGCGTCAGATTGGCGCTGCCCAGCAAGATGAGCAGGTGGCTGTGCCGCGCCAGCGCCGTCTCGATCAGGTGCAGGTGGGCGGCGTGTGGCGGCTGAAAGCGGCCAATGAGGACAGCTAGAGTGCGGCCTGGGGGCACCGCCCGAGTCTAGAGCAGGCAGGAGGAGGCCCCATCAGCCCCCGTGCCATACTGCGCCGGATGACCGTCCCGCACGACCTCCGCACCCTGCTGGCGGTGCAGCCCACCATTGACCCCGCCGCCGAGATTGAGCGGCGGGTGGACTTTTTATGCCGCTACCTGCAGGCCGCCGGAGCGCGCGGCTTTGTGCTGGGCGTCAGCGGGGGGCAGGACAGCACCCTGACGGGGCGGCTGTGCCAGCTGGCCGCCGAGCGGCTGCGCACACAGGGGGTTGAGGCGCAGTGTGTGACCGTGCGCCAACCCTACGGTGTGCAGGCCGATGAGGCCGACGCCGAGCGCGCCCTGGCTTTTATTCAGCCGGACCGCGTCGTGACGGTCAATATACAGGCGGCCGCCGACGCGGCCGCCAGCGCGGCGGGAGAAGCGCTGGGCGAGCCCCTGCGCGACTTCGTGCGCGGCAATGTCAAAGCCCGG
Above is a genomic segment from Deinococcus betulae containing:
- a CDS encoding adenylyltransferase/cytidyltransferase family protein, whose translation is MPPGRTLAVLIGRFQPPHAAHLHLIETALARHSHLLILLGSANLTRSVVNPWTAAERARLIRASLPATGRLSLVPLADEFDAARWAASVRAAVQQKAAQVGTQSTVLTGFEKDASSVYLRWFPEWTLDPSPAHGDLNATAVRAALFGQGQVPAGLPDGVTAALNDFLHTSTFCRLQAEFQAVQAERTRLSAAQTPVPRTEVLHLHQRGGQVWLVRRAGPVGAGLLALPGEIWPSDSPLPVAVATFAHPARSLVWPAVAQVQLDPAPVPGSRPYHLDTVLRQPRAFFEDHHVILRRLCGPAADRPA